From one Henriciella marina DSM 19595 genomic stretch:
- a CDS encoding pentapeptide repeat-containing protein has product MAGGVDGISQEWWDRWWAKDWSWEGLAKKPWRGWVVPEPGAEPEADDEYDWPGEHPNLAQRFGPEARPASLQDYWRDQEDSLQVWQDENGTPIKYKGRTWAFTKLHLPFLWPDNAETPKANWEPTALNALLNNRMNRVNDRAFMEGLQTFVDWRAQLQGGVILEFDVQRLPVNLRPGWEQIKLSICCEICAFAGDTWFSKTCFAGRASFDEAAFSALARFDRTTFVDKASFERVTFAGEVRFDKASFARRASFRESTFDGAPLFREATFVGDSSFDSANFAGHASFHLAIFGGPASFDMGAFDGGASFEEAAFDDKSSFDKAAFAGASFQRATFERDARFRQARFAGDAWFHQAAFAGDAWFQEANFIGSAHFYETAFVGDAWFYDASFAGYTSLDKSAFAGDAQFSRAAFSGDASFQEVVFAGDIWFTGKGTSVTTDSWKGAVHIKALSTTSSGPAHGEIEFPEQDSWIARRSFPTASFRQAVFMGSARFDNRDFLSNTSFTNAIFLREAEFHDSKLHRGISFRDTQMKSGVERGSAFPEIDPQFQPSWDAALNRLYGAEKRAAEIEGKPVPEFEVWTKDFTQKRQTAEDDFSAAPQNEQSAYFGRLEDCYRTLKQLNEDKRDRGQEARFFKLELKARRKRRDRHVKRPERLASDVYGAISDFGTSPLLPLGWLAGSVFVFALLYWMMGTWFAFTPSWQGWGDALSFSFGRVLPVGPWSEPDACGLIGRLLDLSPEPGSDPCAIQDGVDYKLWWPGTPIWIRLIASFQSLSAIVLVFLSGLAVRRKFQIN; this is encoded by the coding sequence ATGGCAGGCGGCGTAGACGGCATAAGCCAGGAATGGTGGGACCGCTGGTGGGCAAAAGACTGGTCGTGGGAGGGACTGGCGAAGAAGCCTTGGAGGGGATGGGTCGTACCCGAGCCGGGAGCGGAGCCAGAGGCAGATGATGAATATGATTGGCCGGGAGAGCATCCCAATCTAGCACAACGCTTTGGTCCCGAAGCGCGCCCGGCATCGCTTCAGGACTATTGGCGCGATCAGGAAGATAGTCTTCAGGTCTGGCAGGATGAAAACGGCACCCCCATCAAATATAAAGGCCGCACCTGGGCCTTTACAAAGCTACACCTCCCCTTTCTCTGGCCGGACAACGCAGAGACACCGAAGGCAAACTGGGAACCGACGGCGCTGAACGCGCTTCTGAATAACCGAATGAATCGCGTCAATGACCGCGCCTTTATGGAAGGCCTTCAGACGTTCGTTGACTGGCGAGCCCAATTGCAAGGGGGTGTCATACTCGAATTCGATGTTCAGCGATTGCCGGTAAACCTGCGGCCAGGATGGGAGCAGATCAAACTCTCTATCTGTTGCGAGATTTGCGCCTTTGCCGGTGACACGTGGTTTAGCAAGACCTGTTTTGCCGGTCGAGCCTCGTTCGATGAAGCTGCCTTTTCCGCACTTGCCCGGTTCGACAGGACCACCTTTGTCGATAAAGCGTCGTTCGAGAGGGTAACGTTTGCTGGTGAAGTTCGGTTCGACAAGGCCTCATTTGCCCGTCGGGCCTCGTTCCGAGAGTCCACCTTTGACGGCGCCCCGTTGTTCCGCGAGGCCACCTTTGTCGGTGACTCAAGCTTCGACAGCGCCAACTTTGCCGGTCACGCCTCATTCCACCTGGCCATCTTTGGCGGCCCCGCGTCATTCGACATGGGCGCCTTCGATGGTGGGGCCTCGTTTGAGGAGGCCGCCTTTGACGATAAATCCTCTTTCGACAAAGCCGCCTTTGCCGGTGCCTCGTTCCAAAGGGCAACCTTTGAGCGTGACGCCCGATTTCGGCAGGCCCGCTTTGCCGGTGACGCTTGGTTCCACCAAGCCGCCTTTGCCGGTGACGCCTGGTTTCAAGAGGCGAACTTTATCGGCTCCGCCCATTTCTACGAAACTGCCTTTGTCGGTGACGCTTGGTTCTACGACGCTTCCTTTGCAGGTTATACCTCGCTCGATAAGTCCGCCTTTGCCGGTGACGCCCAGTTCTCTAGGGCCGCCTTTTCCGGTGATGCGTCGTTCCAAGAGGTCGTTTTTGCCGGTGATATCTGGTTCACCGGCAAAGGCACATCTGTCACAACGGATAGCTGGAAAGGTGCCGTGCACATCAAGGCGCTGAGCACCACTTCCTCAGGCCCCGCCCATGGCGAAATCGAATTTCCTGAACAGGACAGCTGGATAGCAAGACGCTCGTTTCCCACTGCGTCTTTCAGACAGGCTGTCTTTATGGGCTCAGCACGATTCGATAATCGCGATTTTCTCTCAAATACTTCTTTCACGAACGCCATCTTTCTGCGCGAAGCGGAATTTCATGACAGCAAACTGCATCGCGGCATCTCGTTTCGCGACACGCAGATGAAGTCTGGGGTGGAAAGGGGGTCGGCGTTTCCAGAAATTGACCCACAATTTCAGCCCAGTTGGGACGCCGCGCTAAATCGTCTTTATGGCGCCGAAAAACGCGCCGCGGAAATAGAAGGCAAACCGGTTCCCGAATTCGAAGTCTGGACAAAAGACTTCACTCAAAAGCGCCAGACGGCTGAAGATGATTTCAGCGCGGCCCCGCAGAATGAACAGTCAGCCTATTTTGGACGCCTGGAAGACTGTTACCGTACGCTGAAGCAGCTCAATGAAGACAAGCGTGACCGGGGTCAGGAAGCGCGCTTCTTCAAGCTTGAACTTAAAGCCAGACGCAAACGCCGCGACCGGCATGTTAAAAGGCCAGAACGGTTGGCCTCCGATGTCTATGGCGCGATTTCTGATTTCGGCACGTCGCCCCTTTTGCCCTTGGGTTGGCTGGCGGGATCGGTCTTCGTCTTCGCCCTACTCTACTGGATGATGGGGACATGGTTTGCCTTCACGCCATCCTGGCAAGGGTGGGGCGACGCGCTGTCATTCTCCTTCGGGCGCGTCCTACCCGTCGGGCCATGGAGCGAACCGGATGCCTGCGGTCTGATAGGCCGCTTGCTGGACCTTTCGCCAGAGCCGGGGTCGGATCCCTGCGCCATTCAGGACGGGGTCGACTATAAGTTGTGGTGGCCGGGCACGCCGATCTGGATACGCCTCATCGCATCCTTCCAGTCGCTCTCCGCCATCGTCCTTGTCTTTCTCTCGGGCCTCGCAGTCCGGCGGAAGTTCCAGATCAACTGA
- a CDS encoding SIMPL domain-containing protein, with protein MRSVVPAIAALVCAGSALGQEATSFSQPYWIDKPVIEAIGRAELQVDPNRSNFSVGFKNTARTSAEATRLATARAKRAYQAMEGVAGDDLTIESRVSVSAIYNQVEDDEGNLVTDYSADNIRAYEASVLYSVGVKDLSKASRTRAAALAVGPETSSYFNNSLQRDTDILQAAYRAAIVDARERAQLMAEAAGVSLGRLLVVQEGSGPCLGEWSGSVGATSYMRSSSPPPPPPPPPPPSPGSESITADDLDALELPNTPDKVGISAQACLVYEIRQ; from the coding sequence ATGCGATCAGTTGTTCCGGCCATTGCGGCTTTGGTTTGCGCAGGCTCGGCGCTTGGACAGGAAGCGACCAGTTTCAGCCAGCCATACTGGATCGACAAGCCGGTCATCGAGGCGATCGGGCGCGCAGAGCTTCAGGTCGATCCCAACCGGTCGAATTTCTCTGTCGGGTTCAAGAATACCGCCCGCACCTCTGCCGAAGCAACACGGCTGGCCACGGCGCGGGCCAAGCGCGCCTATCAGGCCATGGAGGGTGTCGCTGGTGATGATTTGACGATTGAGAGCCGCGTCAGCGTCTCGGCCATCTACAATCAGGTCGAAGATGATGAGGGCAATCTGGTCACCGATTATTCGGCCGACAATATCCGCGCCTATGAGGCGAGCGTCCTCTATTCCGTCGGCGTGAAGGACCTCTCCAAGGCGAGCCGGACGCGCGCGGCGGCGCTGGCTGTCGGGCCAGAAACCTCCAGCTATTTCAACAATAGCCTGCAGCGCGATACCGACATCCTGCAGGCCGCTTACCGGGCCGCCATTGTCGATGCGCGAGAGCGCGCGCAGCTGATGGCAGAGGCCGCTGGCGTGTCGCTGGGGCGGCTGCTGGTCGTTCAGGAAGGCTCTGGGCCATGTCTCGGCGAATGGAGCGGCTCTGTCGGGGCCACGTCCTATATGCGAAGCTCCTCACCGCCCCCACCGCCTCCACCCCCACCGCCGCCAAGTCCGGGAAGCGAGAGCATCACCGCAGATGATCTCGATGCGCTGGAACTGCCCAACACACCTGACAAGGTCGGCATCAGTGCGCAGGCCTGTTTGGTGTACGAGATCCGGCAGTAA